A part of Arthrobacter dokdonellae genomic DNA contains:
- a CDS encoding branched-chain amino acid ABC transporter substrate-binding protein translates to MYRKKVMTTLAAAATLGMLMAGCANQAAPESSGSAGGGSTTVNIPALTSIETPKDAVLPAGDGKATCPATTTLAYIGAETGANAQLGINIFNGIQLAINQHNKSNANCQVQFKKFDTEGDPNKATGPVTQATKEPNIIGVVGLPFSGESKATGNIFEQQKLVHITPAATNPGLTTNGWTTFFRGLGNDAVQGPAAAKFITGKLGAKKVYLVQDDSDYGIGLGKTTSDGLGSALIGTDKVTTGQKDFSATISKIMNAKADAVFYSGYYAEGAPFDQQLVSKGYTGTFIGPDGLKDDQFIKQAGDASANAFFTCPCIPGELIPTFESAYKSLNNAEPGTYSIEGYDAATVLLAGIDAGNQDRAKLLTWVKGYDKDGLSKHYKWNDKGELQAPTVYGYKVENGKIVPIGAIGE, encoded by the coding sequence ATGTACCGTAAGAAAGTGATGACCACGCTGGCTGCTGCCGCCACCCTTGGCATGCTGATGGCCGGTTGTGCGAACCAGGCTGCACCAGAAAGCAGCGGCAGTGCCGGTGGAGGCTCCACCACCGTCAACATTCCCGCATTGACCTCAATCGAAACGCCCAAGGATGCGGTGCTCCCCGCAGGCGACGGCAAGGCGACCTGCCCGGCGACCACCACGCTGGCCTACATCGGCGCGGAGACGGGCGCCAACGCCCAGCTCGGCATCAACATCTTCAACGGCATCCAGCTGGCCATCAACCAGCACAACAAGTCCAACGCCAATTGCCAGGTCCAGTTCAAGAAGTTTGACACGGAAGGCGACCCGAACAAGGCCACCGGCCCCGTCACCCAGGCCACCAAGGAGCCGAACATCATCGGCGTCGTCGGCCTGCCGTTTTCCGGCGAGTCCAAGGCCACGGGCAACATCTTCGAACAGCAGAAGCTGGTCCACATCACCCCGGCCGCCACGAATCCCGGATTGACCACCAACGGCTGGACCACGTTCTTCCGCGGCCTGGGCAACGACGCCGTCCAGGGCCCGGCAGCCGCCAAGTTCATCACCGGCAAGCTCGGCGCCAAGAAGGTCTACCTCGTTCAGGATGATTCCGATTACGGCATCGGCCTGGGCAAGACCACCTCCGACGGACTGGGGTCGGCGTTGATCGGCACCGACAAGGTGACCACCGGCCAGAAGGACTTCTCGGCCACGATCTCCAAGATCATGAACGCCAAGGCCGACGCGGTGTTCTACTCGGGCTACTACGCCGAGGGAGCCCCGTTCGACCAGCAGCTGGTCAGCAAGGGCTACACCGGCACGTTCATCGGCCCGGACGGACTGAAGGATGACCAGTTCATCAAGCAGGCCGGCGACGCCTCAGCCAACGCATTCTTCACCTGCCCCTGCATCCCGGGCGAGCTGATCCCGACATTTGAGTCGGCCTACAAGTCCCTGAACAACGCGGAACCCGGCACGTACTCCATCGAGGGTTACGACGCCGCCACCGTGCTGCTCGCGGGCATTGACGCCGGCAACCAGGACCGGGCCAAGCTCCTCACCTGGGTCAAGGGCTACGACAAGGACGGGCTGAGCAAGCACTACAAGTGGAACGACAAGGGCGAGCTCCAGGCCCCGACCGTCTACGGCTACAAGGTTGAGAACGGCAAGATCGTTCCGATCGGCGCCATCGGCGAGTAA